One window from the genome of Microbulbifer sp. ALW1 encodes:
- the fabA gene encoding 3-hydroxyacyl-[acyl-carrier-protein] dehydratase FabA yields the protein MSNFVQKSSYTREELLACGRGEMFGPGNAQLPAPNMLMLDRITHIAKDGGEFGKGELIAELDITPDLWFFDCHFPGDPVMPGCLGLDAMWQLLGYFLAWKGNPGRGRALGCGEVKFTGQILPTNKKVTYHIQMSRLVERKLVMGIGNGSVSVDGREIYTAKDLRVGLFTRTDNF from the coding sequence ATGAGTAATTTCGTTCAAAAAAGCAGCTACACCCGCGAAGAACTTCTGGCCTGTGGCCGCGGTGAAATGTTCGGCCCGGGTAATGCCCAGCTGCCCGCCCCCAACATGCTGATGCTGGATCGCATCACCCATATTGCCAAAGACGGCGGCGAGTTCGGCAAAGGGGAACTGATTGCCGAACTGGATATCACCCCGGACCTGTGGTTCTTCGACTGCCACTTCCCCGGCGATCCGGTCATGCCCGGCTGCCTTGGCCTCGACGCCATGTGGCAGCTGCTGGGTTACTTCCTGGCGTGGAAAGGCAACCCCGGCCGCGGTCGCGCCCTCGGTTGTGGCGAGGTGAAGTTCACCGGCCAGATTCTACCGACCAACAAGAAAGTCACTTACCATATCCAGATGAGCCGCCTGGTAGAGCGCAAGCTGGTGATGGGTATTGGCAATGGCTCTGTATCTGTTGACGGTCGCGAGATTTACACTGCCAAGGATCTGCGCGTCGGCTTGTTTACCCGTACAGACAACTTTTAA